In Cydia pomonella isolate Wapato2018A chromosome 12, ilCydPomo1, whole genome shotgun sequence, the sequence AGGGGGTGGTATGAAAACATTAAGCGTTGTGGAATTCTGACCAGCAGCTCTCTTACTTAAGTTTACTCTTAAGAAACGGGCCAGTGACGAGGGCGCAAGTAGTACCGGACCCACGTTTTGACCGATACCATCAGGATTGACTCTGTGAGTGAATAAATACCCATAGCACGTAGCTGGAGGCGGCAGAGATGACTGTAAGTGCTGCGGAGTTGTCGGCAGCGTCGACAGAGCGCAGGCAGTACCAGCAGCCCCACGTGTTGACCGATACCATCAGGATTGACGCATTGAGTGAATGAATACCGATAGCACTTAGCTGGAGGCGGCAGAGATGACTGTAGGTACTGCGGAGTTGTCGGCAGCGTCGAGGGAATGCAGGCAGTACCAACAGCCCCACGTGTTGACCAATACCATCAGGATTGACTCAATGAGTGAATAAATACCGATAGCACGTAGCTGGAGGCGGCAGAGATGACTGTGGGTGCTGCAGAGTTGTCAGCAGCATCGAGAGAGCGCAGGTAGTACCGGCAGCCCCACGTGTTGACCGATACCATCAGGATTAAGAGTAGTGCCCATATCACATAGCCGTCGCCCTGATATGCAAATATttgaatacttaataataataataataataaagacgtttattcaaaaagttaaatatattattaaaaaaactgactaGCTTCGTGTactattcgtttttttttttatggaaggtggaggcaaagagcatataatcactacggtaaggaatggaatctccatgtaccaaaaaatatcatcaaaaaaccttaaataggtggcgctacaatacccaGAATACTTGGGAAAAAAacgaatcatagacagcgcacttcactccgtcaataacaccTAGATTCTAGATTCTTAGCTATTCTAGCGTTACTCTAAAgcgatttggaactattatttatagctgacagttgGACACTTTTACATCTACAGTAATTATTTCTGTTCAGATTATAATACCTAATGATATtttttacccaggtattgggtgttgcatttataaatattgctatgtatttttcatgacaCTATATGACGTCACTGTAAATACTGTAttaacttgtaaaagagcccttgattttgcatttttataaacaattattATAGAGCAACATGAAAAGgtgaaatttaatttacttaaattacataatttaaagagagggaggcctttgctcaGCAATGTGacactattttaaataaatatgaataaagtaCAGAATTACTTTCCATTATATTAGGGACTTACAACTATACTTGGTGTGCCTGTTAATTTTCCTACGGTACTTCCAATCGATGCCCAGGTACCTGCCATTAATGCCTCATATAACAtgctttatttttgtataaataattaaaaaaaataacatacaacaTATATCTTGTTTACTTCAAGatttttaggttaggttaataCGAGTCGGTGCTGCCCAGAGGTCTTACTCGCTCACTGGTACTGACTTTCAATATATTGAGTCCGTGGTAGGTAgtgaaaaagaaacaaaaattatgtgaaaataatcagatttattgcacaattaattatactaattaaaactaaactaatgctaaaactaaactaatgctaaaactaaaataaaactacaatttgTCTTTAAAAACATACTTTATTGCCTTAATTAATTCCTCATATGGGTCTAAATGATTAACATATATCCTACGCCTCCATACTGACTCTATCATCCAGTCctcaaaatcatttttattttgcttacatCTAAATCGCTTCTTTAAATTTCGCCATTGGCTTTCAATTCTTTGTGTATGTGTCCCGTCTGGTGCCACAAATTTATTTGTAGGG encodes:
- the LOC133523436 gene encoding uncharacterized protein LOC133523436; its protein translation is MLYEALMAGTWASIGSTVGKLTGTPSIVGDGYVIWALLLILMVSVNTWGCRYYLRSLDAADNSAAPTVISAASSYVLSGFIGICFFGELSSVRWWAGALLIVIGLALVARSTPEDTKGKKDE